A genomic stretch from Desulfotignum balticum DSM 7044 includes:
- a CDS encoding GumC family protein, which yields MQDTPSESFFQEKEIHLSEYLMVLMKRRTLIILVFILTVLAVAFYSYSVAPVYESSARLILDKESSSSPITGERTDYESYHSQTMTFNTSINMIKSTPVIKMVIDALDLDARKGGQEKDLEINPFRKWLSQLKANIKLLIKKDEQEDGLTPEETENRRLQGLVSAIRSKITVEQIRDTRLLNISVKDKDPELAAAMANTLAAKFMEFNLANKMDASKQTLAWLNEELYDLRKKLEDDEQKFFDYKQENMVFSIEGKQKLAEQKIQEFNNKYLETRNKRLELDAKINELDKNLGTLKGVANVRSLINNPIIESIYAKVVDLEIELSRLAKIYKGKHPKIVQAQTELEKTRNSLSQEIAKEKENLKSERKVLFAREKTLESTLAEFEKEALDTSSKELRYTILQRNVDTSRNLYDLMVSRIKESNILQTANTSNIRLVETAQVPVGPVSPNKKRNLLLAMVLGVFFGCGLAFFFEYMDQTVRTEEDIQQHFNLPVLSVIPKADKSVSYGAYH from the coding sequence ATGCAAGACACCCCTTCTGAATCCTTTTTTCAGGAAAAAGAAATACATCTGTCCGAGTACCTGATGGTGCTCATGAAACGGCGGACCCTGATTATCCTGGTGTTCATCCTCACGGTTCTGGCTGTAGCATTTTACAGCTATTCCGTGGCACCCGTGTATGAATCTTCGGCCAGACTGATCCTTGACAAGGAAAGTTCCAGCTCCCCCATCACGGGTGAGCGCACGGACTATGAATCCTACCATTCCCAGACCATGACATTCAACACCTCCATCAACATGATCAAATCCACGCCCGTGATCAAAATGGTGATCGATGCCCTGGACCTGGATGCCCGGAAAGGCGGACAGGAAAAAGATCTGGAAATCAACCCTTTCAGAAAGTGGTTGTCCCAACTCAAGGCCAATATCAAACTGCTGATAAAAAAAGATGAACAGGAAGATGGGTTGACACCGGAGGAAACGGAAAATCGGCGGCTCCAGGGACTGGTGTCTGCCATCAGAAGCAAAATCACGGTGGAGCAGATCAGGGACACCCGGCTGCTCAACATATCCGTCAAAGACAAGGACCCGGAACTGGCCGCGGCCATGGCCAATACCCTGGCAGCCAAATTCATGGAATTCAACCTGGCCAACAAAATGGACGCCTCCAAGCAGACCCTGGCCTGGCTCAATGAAGAACTCTATGACCTGCGCAAAAAACTGGAAGATGACGAGCAGAAGTTTTTCGACTACAAGCAGGAAAACATGGTGTTTTCCATCGAGGGCAAGCAGAAGCTGGCGGAACAGAAAATCCAGGAGTTCAACAACAAATATCTGGAAACCCGCAACAAACGCCTGGAGCTGGACGCCAAGATCAATGAACTGGATAAAAACTTAGGCACCCTCAAAGGGGTGGCCAATGTGCGTTCATTGATCAACAACCCCATTATCGAGAGCATCTATGCCAAGGTCGTGGATCTGGAGATCGAGCTGTCCCGGCTGGCCAAGATTTACAAGGGCAAGCATCCCAAGATCGTCCAGGCCCAGACGGAACTGGAAAAAACCAGAAACAGCCTGTCCCAGGAGATTGCCAAGGAAAAGGAAAATCTCAAATCCGAGCGCAAGGTGCTGTTTGCCCGGGAAAAAACACTGGAAAGCACGCTGGCCGAGTTTGAAAAAGAAGCCCTGGACACTTCTTCAAAAGAGTTAAGATATACCATTCTCCAGCGCAATGTGGACACTTCCAGAAACCTGTATGATCTGATGGTGTCAAGAATCAAGGAATCCAATATTCTTCAGACGGCCAACACCTCCAACATCCGGCTCGTGGAAACGGCCCAGGTACCCGTCGGCCCGGTCTCCCCCAACAAAAAGCGCAACCTGCTGCTGGCCATGGTGCTCGGGGTGTTTTTCGGGTGCGGCCTGGCGTTTTTCTTTGAATACATGGACCAGACTGTGCGCACGGAAGAAGACATTCAGCAGCATTTCAACCTGCCCGTGCTGTCCGTGATTCCCAAAGCAGATAAATCCGTTTCCTATGGAGCCTATCATTGA
- a CDS encoding SLBB domain-containing protein, with the protein MAFLGLLVWLVWVPCPETAASDDAVYRLGAGDVVQISILAGGEEQVAKEMVVGDTGDVTVPFIGKLPAAGLTINELEKQIIPPLARDFFVDPQVHLQIKEYRSLQFFISGAVKEPGVFSLDFMPTIMDLIAKAGGVTPERGNLAYVLRGMKDPVRMAEEPAMEELEELDAEVPTQSIRGTKPIIVDLQRLLDEGDMTENIRLATGDTVYIPPGTKLNQAATKIYVQGEVKKPGVFDFQPGMTALAACIMAGGFDQFAAPNRARIIRQTDSERNVITIDLKKVQTGDAPDLPLQPGDRIHIPESWL; encoded by the coding sequence GTGGCTTTTTTGGGGCTCCTGGTGTGGCTGGTATGGGTGCCCTGTCCGGAAACGGCCGCATCCGACGATGCCGTGTATCGCTTAGGTGCCGGTGATGTGGTCCAGATATCCATTCTGGCCGGCGGGGAAGAGCAGGTGGCCAAAGAGATGGTGGTAGGGGACACGGGCGATGTCACCGTGCCGTTCATCGGTAAACTGCCGGCAGCCGGTCTCACCATCAATGAACTGGAAAAACAGATCATTCCTCCTTTGGCCAGAGACTTTTTTGTGGACCCCCAGGTGCACTTGCAGATCAAGGAATACCGCAGCCTTCAATTTTTCATTTCCGGGGCCGTCAAAGAACCCGGGGTGTTTTCCCTGGATTTCATGCCCACCATCATGGACCTGATCGCCAAAGCCGGGGGCGTGACCCCGGAGCGGGGCAACCTGGCCTATGTACTCCGGGGCATGAAAGACCCGGTGCGGATGGCCGAAGAACCGGCCATGGAAGAACTGGAGGAGCTGGACGCGGAAGTGCCCACCCAGTCCATCCGGGGCACCAAACCCATTATCGTGGATTTGCAGCGGCTTTTGGATGAAGGAGACATGACGGAAAACATCCGCCTGGCCACGGGAGATACCGTGTATATACCGCCGGGCACCAAACTGAACCAGGCCGCCACCAAGATCTATGTCCAGGGCGAGGTCAAAAAACCCGGGGTGTTCGATTTTCAGCCCGGTATGACGGCCCTGGCCGCCTGCATCATGGCCGGCGGGTTTGACCAGTTTGCCGCCCCCAACCGGGCCCGGATCATCCGGCAGACCGACTCGGAACGTAACGTGATCACCATTGATCTTAAAAAAGTTCAGACCGGGGATGCGCCGGATTTGCCCCTTCAGCCCGGCGACCGGATCCATATTCCTGAATCATGGCTGTAA
- a CDS encoding outer membrane beta-barrel protein: protein MKSFYPYYIIVSVLAALCLVLTGSPAFAQERLLVKPHIQVDWQSDSNFHKAENAEKSVYTYTVKPGINLGYTTGKTLMSLDYSFQRFMYDDQDENMPGQLDADEFDYTAHNAAFRFQSQVSQRVLLGLDNTFIKTRDPASADANDNSVDRYKYTLNRFSPGVNYKFGDKFSLGVKYTNLYTDYSDDGPGQGEDSVENRGGLTWLYRFSPKTSFDLNYQLWERDYDKNSVDYTSSQVMVNARHQINYLTFGAGVGYHNREFDRTVPSGDIDQFVWKVSVLGQNPPDARTVPKSSIYLSFGSNLNDSGTGDTYFTSTRLDARLTYLVMEKINCIMSGYYQNSDYETSSREDDRWLVSLGADYLINRFFTVGLSGGLEERDSNQAGKSFDNEYVMLKAKFNYDLGSK from the coding sequence ATGAAATCGTTTTACCCCTACTATATCATCGTCAGTGTTCTGGCGGCCTTATGCCTTGTCCTGACGGGCAGCCCGGCCTTTGCCCAGGAGCGCCTGCTGGTCAAACCCCATATCCAGGTGGACTGGCAGTCAGACAGCAACTTTCATAAAGCGGAAAACGCAGAAAAAAGTGTGTATACCTACACGGTCAAACCCGGCATCAACTTAGGGTACACTACAGGCAAAACTCTGATGTCTCTGGATTACTCTTTCCAGCGCTTCATGTATGATGACCAGGATGAAAACATGCCCGGTCAATTGGATGCGGATGAATTTGACTACACCGCTCACAATGCCGCGTTCCGCTTCCAGAGCCAGGTGTCCCAGCGGGTGCTGCTGGGACTGGACAACACATTTATCAAAACCCGGGATCCGGCCAGTGCCGATGCCAACGACAACAGCGTGGACCGGTACAAATACACCCTGAACCGGTTTTCTCCCGGAGTGAATTACAAGTTCGGTGATAAGTTCAGCTTAGGTGTCAAATACACCAACCTGTACACGGATTATTCAGATGACGGCCCCGGACAGGGGGAAGATTCCGTGGAAAACCGGGGCGGGCTCACCTGGCTTTACCGGTTCAGCCCCAAAACATCCTTTGACCTGAATTATCAGCTCTGGGAAAGGGACTATGACAAAAACTCCGTGGATTATACCTCCAGCCAGGTCATGGTCAATGCCAGACACCAGATCAATTACCTGACCTTCGGGGCCGGGGTGGGATATCACAATCGTGAATTCGACCGGACCGTTCCCTCCGGAGACATTGACCAGTTTGTATGGAAAGTGTCTGTGCTGGGCCAGAATCCCCCGGATGCTAGAACCGTTCCCAAAAGCTCGATTTATCTGTCTTTCGGCTCCAACCTGAACGATTCAGGAACGGGGGACACCTATTTCACCTCCACGCGCCTGGATGCCCGGCTTACCTATCTGGTCATGGAAAAGATCAACTGCATTATGTCCGGGTATTACCAGAATTCCGACTATGAAACCTCTTCCCGTGAAGATGACCGGTGGCTGGTTTCTCTGGGTGCGGACTACCTGATCAACCGTTTCTTTACCGTGGGACTTTCCGGCGGACTGGAAGAAAGGGATTCCAACCAGGCGGGAAAGAGTTTTGACAATGAGTATGTGATGCTCAAAGCGAAATTCAATTATGACCTGGGGTCTAAATAG
- a CDS encoding tyrosine-protein phosphatase: MIDTHSHILPALDDGAQSIQQSMDFVIQAVDQGVKVIFATPHCCDGVYDCKKTDILAAWQELCHAVDRAGVDIRILPGAEIRVNHDLVARFDAGDLLTLGNTGRYLLLELPPMFIPHAFFKMIHQLKERGIIPIIAHAERNPMIMSQHGLAADLIFQGARVQVTAGSLTGDFGRGPLKMARTLAQNNQIFCLGSDIHPGRKYRMKTAEKKLNKLIDSADTYQILQKNPEQLSEPSPGAGNHSRTGNIRGAINF, from the coding sequence ATGATCGACACCCATTCACACATTTTACCGGCACTGGACGACGGTGCTCAAAGCATTCAGCAGTCAATGGATTTCGTTATTCAGGCTGTGGATCAGGGTGTCAAGGTCATATTTGCCACGCCCCACTGCTGTGACGGGGTGTATGATTGCAAAAAAACAGACATTCTTGCTGCCTGGCAGGAACTGTGCCATGCCGTGGACCGGGCCGGTGTGGACATCCGGATTCTGCCCGGCGCGGAGATCCGGGTCAATCACGATCTGGTGGCCCGGTTTGATGCCGGTGATCTGCTGACACTGGGAAATACGGGCCGTTATCTGCTGCTGGAACTGCCGCCCATGTTTATCCCGCATGCGTTTTTTAAAATGATTCATCAGCTCAAAGAACGGGGGATTATTCCTATTATCGCCCATGCTGAGCGAAATCCCATGATTATGTCCCAGCACGGGCTGGCTGCGGATCTTATTTTCCAGGGAGCCCGGGTTCAGGTGACCGCCGGGAGCCTTACGGGTGATTTTGGGCGAGGACCCCTTAAAATGGCCAGAACCCTGGCACAGAACAACCAGATTTTCTGTCTGGGATCTGATATTCATCCGGGCAGAAAGTACCGCATGAAAACAGCTGAAAAAAAACTGAACAAATTAATTGATTCGGCCGATACATATCAAATACTTCAAAAGAATCCTGAACAGTTATCAGAACCATCTCCTGGTGCCGGGAACCATTCCCGGACCGGAAATATACGGGGTGCGATAAATTTTTGA
- a CDS encoding bifunctional sulfate adenylyltransferase/adenylylsulfate kinase — translation MDDTTIVNLLVDDAQHQVLKKLTSTLPDVILNERQICDFELLVTGVFSPLTGFMTRVDYESVLDRMRLSSGDLWPVPVCLDIHDTLAGTLEAGQSVVLRDPEGFLLGVMTLEDIWPVDKENEAMAVYGTRDPAHPGVDYLRSKCGSHYIGGPIQALNLPIHPDFPQIRLTPAEVRERFRKLGWHRIVGFQTRQPIHRPQFEMTIQAMQKARANLLLLPAAGIPGPDDFDHYTRMRCYQKVGTHYPPNSHLLNLLPLAMRMAGPRDAVLHMIIGRNFGCTHFVIGHNHASPGNDSSGNPFYPADRAEALASEAARELGIDPVFFEEMVYLPFDDEFCLASEVNGSRETISFTGKDIRDRIRKGKKIPDWATFPEVIQELDRSYPSPARQGFTIFFTGLSGAGKSTIAKVLYARFLEMGTRPVSLLDGDIVRRHLSSELNFSREHRDINVRRIGFVASEITKNRGIAICAPIAPYQRTRDEIRKAIEHYGGFFEIHVSTPITECEKRDRKGMYAKARAGLLKGFTGVDDPYETPKQPELRIDTTRITPEEAAREVLLLLSRKKFV, via the coding sequence ATGGATGACACGACCATTGTCAATCTGCTGGTGGATGACGCGCAGCATCAGGTGCTCAAAAAACTGACATCGACCCTGCCGGATGTGATTCTCAACGAGCGGCAGATCTGTGATTTCGAACTGCTGGTCACAGGGGTGTTTTCCCCGTTGACCGGTTTCATGACCCGGGTGGATTACGAATCCGTGCTGGACCGCATGCGCCTGTCATCGGGTGATCTGTGGCCCGTGCCAGTGTGCCTGGATATTCATGACACCCTGGCCGGCACTTTGGAGGCGGGCCAGTCCGTGGTGCTCCGGGACCCGGAAGGATTTCTGCTGGGCGTCATGACCCTGGAAGACATCTGGCCCGTGGACAAGGAAAATGAAGCCATGGCCGTGTACGGGACCCGGGATCCGGCCCATCCGGGGGTGGATTATCTGCGCAGCAAATGCGGGTCCCACTATATCGGCGGTCCCATCCAGGCCCTGAACCTGCCCATTCACCCGGATTTCCCCCAGATTCGCCTGACCCCGGCCGAAGTGCGGGAACGCTTCCGCAAGCTGGGATGGCACCGCATCGTGGGATTTCAGACCCGGCAGCCCATTCACCGGCCCCAGTTCGAGATGACCATCCAGGCCATGCAGAAAGCCCGTGCCAATCTGCTGCTGCTGCCCGCGGCCGGCATTCCCGGTCCGGACGATTTCGACCACTACACCCGCATGCGCTGCTATCAGAAAGTAGGGACTCACTATCCCCCCAACTCCCATCTGCTCAACCTGCTGCCTTTGGCCATGCGCATGGCCGGTCCCAGAGACGCGGTCCTGCATATGATCATCGGCAGAAATTTCGGATGCACCCATTTTGTGATCGGACACAACCACGCCAGCCCGGGCAATGACAGTAGCGGGAATCCGTTTTATCCCGCGGACCGGGCCGAGGCCCTGGCATCTGAAGCGGCCAGAGAACTGGGCATTGACCCCGTGTTTTTTGAAGAAATGGTGTATCTGCCGTTTGACGATGAGTTCTGCCTGGCCAGCGAGGTGAACGGGTCCCGGGAAACCATTTCTTTTACGGGCAAAGACATCCGGGACCGGATCAGGAAGGGCAAGAAAATCCCGGACTGGGCCACATTTCCCGAAGTGATCCAAGAGCTGGACCGCTCCTATCCCAGCCCGGCCCGCCAGGGATTCACCATTTTTTTCACGGGCCTGTCCGGGGCCGGCAAATCCACCATTGCCAAAGTGCTGTATGCCCGGTTCCTGGAGATGGGGACCCGGCCCGTATCGCTTCTGGACGGGGACATTGTCCGCCGCCACCTGTCTTCGGAACTCAATTTTTCCAGGGAACACAGAGACATCAATGTGCGGCGCATCGGATTTGTGGCCTCGGAGATCACCAAAAACCGGGGCATTGCCATCTGCGCCCCCATCGCTCCTTACCAGCGCACCAGAGACGAAATCCGCAAAGCCATTGAACACTACGGCGGTTTCTTTGAAATCCATGTATCCACCCCCATCACGGAATGCGAAAAAAGAGATCGTAAAGGCATGTACGCCAAAGCCCGGGCCGGACTCCTCAAAGGGTTCACAGGGGTGGACGATCCCTATGAAACCCCGAAACAGCCGGAACTGCGCATTGACACCACCCGCATCACCCCGGAAGAGGCGGCCCGGGAGGTGTTGCTTTTGCTGAGCCGGAAAAAATTTGTGTGA
- the rfaE1 gene encoding D-glycero-beta-D-manno-heptose-7-phosphate kinase, translating into MDIDRFQQIRVLVIGDLMIDEYLWGRVDRISPEAPVPVVAVERENHTLGGAGNVINNLTAMGAQVSAIGTAGTGKAGRMILEKLKDSGVCTHGIISEPDRPTTLKTRIIASSQQVLRIDREVRRPISPETLARLKDIMTGMMDQVDLIIISDYDKGLVTSELVAHTVDLARKHGVLTLADPKSLKFDKYARVSVLTPNQKEAAVAANMDITCQKDLFAAGESLLNTVALDRLVITCGKHGMVLFEKNAAPHVIASRARQVFDVSGAGDTVISLLGLGLASGASFLDSAVVANAGAGIVVGKVGTATPTIAELKKVLDSKE; encoded by the coding sequence ATGGATATTGATCGGTTTCAACAGATTCGAGTTCTCGTGATCGGGGATCTGATGATCGATGAATACCTGTGGGGCCGGGTGGACCGCATTTCACCGGAAGCCCCCGTGCCCGTTGTGGCAGTGGAAAGAGAAAACCACACCCTGGGCGGGGCCGGGAACGTGATCAACAACCTCACTGCCATGGGCGCGCAAGTGTCGGCCATCGGCACGGCCGGAACCGGCAAGGCCGGCCGGATGATCCTGGAAAAGCTCAAAGATTCAGGGGTTTGCACCCACGGCATCATCAGCGAACCGGACCGTCCCACCACCCTGAAAACACGGATCATCGCTTCCAGCCAGCAGGTGCTGCGCATTGACCGGGAAGTGCGGCGGCCCATCAGCCCGGAGACGCTGGCCCGGCTCAAGGACATCATGACCGGCATGATGGACCAGGTGGACCTGATCATTATCTCCGATTATGACAAAGGACTGGTGACCTCCGAGCTGGTGGCCCATACCGTGGACCTGGCCCGGAAACACGGGGTCCTGACCCTGGCAGACCCTAAATCCCTGAAATTTGACAAATACGCCCGGGTGTCCGTGCTGACCCCCAATCAGAAAGAAGCGGCCGTGGCCGCCAACATGGACATCACCTGCCAGAAAGATCTGTTTGCCGCCGGTGAATCGCTTTTAAACACCGTGGCCCTGGACCGGCTGGTGATCACCTGCGGCAAACACGGCATGGTGCTGTTTGAAAAAAATGCCGCCCCCCATGTGATCGCATCAAGGGCCCGGCAGGTATTTGATGTGTCCGGGGCCGGGGACACGGTGATCTCTTTGCTGGGCTTAGGTCTGGCATCGGGCGCATCTTTTCTGGACAGTGCCGTGGTGGCCAATGCCGGGGCCGGTATTGTGGTGGGCAAAGTGGGCACGGCCACGCCCACGATTGCGGAATTAAAAAAAGTGCTTGACTCCAAAGAATAA
- the thrH gene encoding bifunctional phosphoserine phosphatase/homoserine phosphotransferase ThrH: protein MKLIVADLEGVFLPEIWINVAKKTGIKELRLTTRDIKDYDVLMSKRLAILKDNHLTIQDIQQVIATLDPLPGAKETLDWIRSRSQFIILSDTFEEFARPLMAKLGFPTLLCHSLTMDAQGNITHYNLRIDNQKQKAVQAFQALNYQVIAFGDSYNDIAMIQAADHGFFFKPPETVAAEYPDISVTRDYDELRAMLSRLLDS, encoded by the coding sequence ATGAAACTGATTGTGGCGGATCTGGAAGGGGTGTTTTTACCGGAAATCTGGATCAATGTGGCAAAAAAAACCGGTATCAAGGAATTGCGGCTGACCACCCGGGACATTAAAGACTATGATGTTCTGATGTCAAAACGTCTGGCCATTTTAAAGGACAATCACCTGACAATCCAGGACATTCAGCAGGTCATCGCCACCCTGGATCCCTTGCCCGGCGCAAAAGAAACGCTGGACTGGATCCGGTCCCGGTCCCAGTTCATTATTTTATCGGATACGTTTGAAGAGTTTGCCCGGCCCCTGATGGCCAAACTGGGGTTTCCCACGCTGTTGTGCCACAGCCTGACCATGGATGCCCAGGGCAATATCACCCATTACAATCTGCGTATTGACAACCAGAAACAGAAAGCCGTGCAGGCGTTTCAGGCCTTGAACTATCAGGTGATCGCTTTCGGGGATTCTTATAATGATATTGCCATGATTCAGGCTGCAGACCATGGATTTTTCTTTAAACCCCCGGAAACCGTGGCGGCAGAATACCCGGATATTTCCGTGACAAGGGATTATGATGAACTTAGAGCCATGCTGTCCCGGCTGCTGGATTCATGA